A genomic window from Sporosarcina sp. Marseille-Q4063 includes:
- a CDS encoding HAD family hydrolase, whose protein sequence is MVRLIAIDMDGTLLGPDHTISKKNKEAILEAQSRGIEVVIATGRSFSEAYYPVTDEGLTVPFICLNGAEVRKNDGELLSATYLAESEIDKIVSILEEQTIDYQLFIGKTVYTKSIEDQIDTFVQLALAANQVPPIDDIRAEVMNRVEIGLVKEVPSLAPIIEKHKQEINKIFGTSFNKIHLDNARQALKSITGLAVSSSGAGNLEITNINAQKGIALERLAKSKGIAMENVMAIGDNYNDLSMLKVAGHSVAMGNAPQEIKDACKSVTTTNEFDGVGTAIESALRLKI, encoded by the coding sequence GTGGTACGTTTAATAGCCATCGATATGGACGGTACTTTACTAGGTCCCGATCATACGATAAGCAAGAAAAATAAAGAAGCGATACTTGAAGCACAGTCACGTGGAATCGAAGTAGTGATTGCAACGGGGAGAAGTTTTTCAGAAGCTTATTATCCCGTAACTGATGAAGGTTTGACGGTCCCGTTCATTTGCTTGAACGGTGCAGAAGTTCGAAAAAATGATGGAGAATTGCTTTCCGCTACTTATTTAGCCGAAAGTGAAATAGATAAAATCGTATCGATTTTAGAAGAACAGACAATCGATTATCAATTATTTATCGGTAAAACAGTATACACGAAAAGTATTGAAGACCAAATTGATACTTTTGTTCAACTAGCGCTAGCCGCAAATCAAGTTCCTCCGATTGATGACATACGTGCAGAAGTCATGAATAGAGTAGAAATTGGTTTAGTGAAGGAAGTTCCTTCTTTAGCGCCTATCATTGAAAAACATAAACAAGAAATCAATAAAATCTTTGGTACGTCATTTAATAAGATTCATTTAGATAATGCAAGACAAGCACTTAAATCAATAACTGGACTTGCTGTCAGTTCCTCAGGAGCGGGCAACCTCGAGATTACCAATATCAATGCACAAAAAGGAATCGCATTGGAGCGGCTTGCCAAGTCTAAAGGAATTGCTATGGAAAACGTTATGGCCATTGGTGATAACTATAACGACTTATCCATGTTGAAAGTCGCTGGACATTCAGTTGCAATGGGCAATGCTCCTCAGGAAATCAAAGACGCATGCAAATCTGTAACAACAACAAACGAATTCGACGGCGTCGGAACAGCAATCGAATCAGCACTGCGATTGAAAATATAA
- a CDS encoding phospho-sugar mutase — MSWKIEAEKWLNQEALEETLKQQLELEKNNEKLMEDSFYRNLSFGTAGLRGELGFGTNRMNIYTVRKAAQGLAAYIRSCGEEAAERGVAIAYDSRHQSPEFGLEVAKVLGNNGIRSYLFSKLQSTPLLSFTVRELNTFSGVVITASHNPAEYNGFKVYGEDGGQVALEAANAITEHVESIEDIFSVEVMDESTLLDEGLLTYLGADMSERYTDQLRGILIEGDYDKSLSIVYSPLHGAGGELVCKGLEAAGFENVTVVAEQAIPDPDFSTVKYPNPEESKAFDLALPYGHKVNADILIATDPDADRMGLAVLNKTGEYVFLTGNQIGALLLSTLLEDKKNQNSLPNNGVVIKSIVTSELGQAIADSYAVKMMNVLTGFKFISEEIEKFHETKESIFLFGYEESFGYLIGDFVRDKDAVQASVLIAEAAARYKEKGLTLLDGLDALYEEHGYYQEALESLTLKGKSGMAEIEKIMNYFGSDDFLNEFPQTIAVVEDYSTGEVVHHETGTTHQLDLPKSNVLKFITPDNSWFCIRPSGTEPKIKFYFGVKGETKAESDTLLIDIKNAVMRVVETLTTT; from the coding sequence GTGAGCTGGAAAATTGAAGCAGAAAAATGGCTTAATCAAGAAGCGTTAGAGGAAACATTAAAGCAACAACTGGAATTAGAAAAAAATAATGAGAAATTAATGGAAGATAGCTTTTATAGAAACTTGTCGTTTGGAACGGCCGGTCTCCGGGGCGAACTCGGATTCGGGACAAACCGGATGAATATCTATACGGTCAGAAAAGCCGCACAAGGGCTTGCTGCATATATAAGGAGTTGCGGTGAAGAAGCAGCAGAAAGAGGCGTCGCCATTGCTTACGACTCAAGGCATCAATCACCTGAATTCGGTCTTGAAGTCGCAAAAGTACTAGGGAATAACGGCATCAGATCTTATTTGTTTTCAAAATTACAATCGACTCCATTGTTATCTTTTACAGTCCGAGAATTAAATACATTTTCAGGCGTTGTGATTACTGCAAGTCATAATCCCGCTGAATATAATGGCTTTAAAGTTTACGGGGAAGACGGCGGTCAAGTCGCGTTAGAAGCTGCAAATGCAATTACAGAACATGTAGAAAGTATTGAAGATATATTTTCAGTTGAAGTAATGGATGAATCAACCCTATTAGATGAGGGCTTACTAACTTATTTAGGCGCTGACATGAGCGAGCGTTATACGGATCAGCTACGCGGTATCCTTATTGAGGGCGATTATGATAAGAGCCTGTCGATTGTTTATTCGCCATTACATGGAGCCGGTGGGGAATTGGTATGTAAGGGACTAGAAGCGGCTGGATTCGAGAATGTTACAGTCGTTGCTGAGCAAGCAATTCCGGACCCTGATTTTTCAACTGTAAAATATCCAAACCCGGAAGAATCAAAAGCATTTGATTTAGCGCTTCCATATGGCCATAAAGTAAATGCGGACATACTAATTGCGACAGATCCTGATGCTGATCGAATGGGCTTGGCTGTTTTAAATAAAACCGGCGAATACGTGTTTCTGACAGGTAACCAAATTGGCGCACTGTTATTAAGCACTTTATTGGAAGATAAGAAAAACCAAAACTCGCTACCCAACAATGGCGTCGTTATTAAATCAATCGTGACGTCGGAACTTGGACAGGCGATTGCAGACAGTTATGCTGTGAAAATGATGAATGTGTTGACTGGATTTAAGTTCATTAGTGAAGAAATCGAGAAGTTCCACGAGACAAAAGAGTCCATTTTCCTATTTGGCTATGAGGAAAGTTTCGGTTATTTAATCGGCGACTTTGTGCGGGATAAGGACGCGGTTCAGGCATCTGTATTGATTGCCGAAGCGGCGGCGCGGTACAAAGAAAAAGGTTTGACTTTACTGGATGGACTCGACGCGTTGTATGAAGAACATGGGTATTATCAGGAAGCATTGGAATCGTTAACGTTAAAAGGTAAATCCGGCATGGCTGAAATTGAAAAGATCATGAATTACTTTGGATCAGATGACTTTTTGAATGAATTTCCGCAAACTATCGCAGTTGTCGAGGATTATTCCACTGGAGAGGTTGTTCATCATGAAACCGGAACAACTCATCAACTTGACTTGCCGAAATCGAATGTCCTAAAATTTATAACACCCGATAATTCATGGTTTTGTATCCGTCCGTCTGGGACTGAACCAAAAATCAAGTTCTACTTTGGTGTAAAAGGTGAAACAAAAGCCGAAAGTGATACACTATTAATTGACATAAAAAATGCTGTCATGCGAGTCGTTGAAACGCTGACGACTACGTGA
- a CDS encoding glucose-6-phosphate isomerase has product MAQPLTLTQSYKTTEELVALYGEQVKKIHEDMKAGTSIGAEFLGWQSLPHEAPELENVLEVAAKIRKQAEVVVVIGVGGSYLGSKAVKDALAPYFEKKSDDPEILFAGQNLSGTYMKQLLNHLEGKEAAVIVISKSGTTTEPAIAFRILLEYMENRYGESVNERIVAITDKSQGALRELADRSGFSSFIVPDDVGGRFSVFTPVGLLPLAVAGVDIEQLLSGAKAAVEDFASADIASNKAYEYAAVRNQLLSEGYNIEILASFTPRFATFHEWWKQLFGESEGKDGKGIYPASVAYPTDLHSLGQYVQDGRRELFETFIQFAESAEDCGIPTSDENLDGLNYLSDKSMNEINEVTMHATMQAHRDGGVPIIHLNVGKHDAYHIGYLIYFFEAACAMSAYLLGVNPFDQPGVEEYKKNIFRMLEKPGFVEEK; this is encoded by the coding sequence ATGGCACAACCATTAACATTGACACAATCATATAAAACTACAGAAGAACTTGTGGCTCTTTACGGAGAACAAGTGAAGAAAATCCATGAGGACATGAAAGCTGGCACTTCTATAGGTGCTGAATTTTTAGGATGGCAAAGCCTCCCACACGAAGCGCCAGAGTTGGAAAACGTGTTGGAAGTAGCAGCGAAGATCCGTAAACAGGCTGAGGTCGTTGTCGTTATCGGGGTTGGAGGTTCTTATTTAGGCTCAAAAGCTGTTAAAGATGCACTAGCGCCTTATTTCGAAAAGAAATCAGATGATCCTGAAATTCTTTTTGCAGGACAAAACTTAAGCGGAACTTACATGAAACAGTTATTGAATCATCTTGAAGGAAAAGAAGCGGCGGTAATTGTCATTTCGAAATCTGGTACAACGACAGAACCAGCCATCGCATTCCGAATCCTCCTTGAGTATATGGAAAATCGCTACGGAGAATCTGTCAATGAAAGAATCGTTGCCATTACAGACAAATCACAAGGTGCGCTTAGAGAGTTAGCAGATCGCTCAGGTTTTTCATCCTTCATCGTTCCAGATGATGTCGGCGGACGTTTTTCAGTATTTACACCTGTGGGCCTTCTTCCACTGGCAGTAGCGGGAGTCGATATTGAACAATTACTTTCAGGTGCAAAAGCCGCTGTAGAAGATTTTGCAAGTGCAGATATTGCTTCGAATAAAGCCTATGAATATGCAGCAGTTCGTAACCAACTGTTGTCAGAAGGGTATAATATTGAGATTTTGGCTAGCTTTACACCGCGTTTCGCGACATTCCACGAGTGGTGGAAACAACTTTTCGGTGAAAGTGAAGGAAAAGACGGCAAGGGAATTTACCCGGCATCTGTCGCATACCCGACCGATTTACATTCACTTGGTCAATATGTTCAAGATGGTCGACGTGAACTCTTCGAAACGTTTATCCAATTTGCGGAATCAGCAGAGGACTGCGGAATCCCGACATCTGATGAAAACTTGGATGGTTTAAATTATTTATCGGATAAATCCATGAATGAAATAAACGAAGTCACAATGCATGCAACAATGCAAGCTCATAGAGATGGCGGCGTTCCAATCATCCATTTAAATGTCGGTAAACACGACGCATACCATATCGGATACCTAATTTACTTCTTTGAAGCAGCTTGTGCGATGAGCGCCTACTTATTAGGCGTCAATCCTTTCGACCAGCCAGGCGTTGAAGAGTATAAGAAGAACATCTTTAGAATGCTTGAAAAACCGGGATTTGTTGAGGAGAAGTAA
- a CDS encoding VOC family protein encodes MIDFKSIHHVSLSVTDLEKAKQFYGEILGLKEINRPNFDFPGAWYKIGNQQLHLIVFQDSETLRNNRQVETKDGHFAIRVHDYYQTLAYLKDKGVQVTENPNSTSGFAQIFCTDPDNNLIEFNVDQASLN; translated from the coding sequence TTGATAGATTTCAAAAGTATTCATCATGTGAGTTTGTCTGTAACTGATTTAGAAAAGGCCAAGCAATTTTATGGCGAAATACTTGGTTTAAAGGAAATTAATCGCCCAAACTTTGATTTCCCTGGTGCTTGGTACAAAATCGGCAATCAACAGCTTCATTTGATTGTTTTTCAGGATTCTGAAACACTTCGAAATAATCGACAGGTGGAAACAAAGGATGGCCATTTCGCAATAAGGGTCCATGATTACTATCAAACTTTGGCGTACCTGAAAGATAAAGGTGTTCAAGTTACTGAGAATCCAAATAGTACGAGCGGTTTCGCGCAGATTTTTTGCACGGATCCAGATAATAATTTAATAGAATTTAACGTTGACCAAGCATCATTAAACTAA
- a CDS encoding CdaR family transcriptional regulator → MINQLRKVYSSLIIYNEGKNKIEQNHKWFVTENHEVIGIHEDELTSKDISLLEAFLVPYNIELPVLTAEEEKWRQVIESKESNESETDLDSPFRFVYFFISENQISPNLFNDAIHELFVKKVPILWQNGSEGIIIEKQQDSDENLSYDQIIDVLMSDLYVNINFFVGPFRKDLKEINHHFDTLSQDAKIVFGYTNKPVVTYVDAIPYLLIHQTEPELRVEISKTILQEYLDDEDTLKMLETFVQCNLNISETAKELYMHRNSLQYRLDRFLEKTGIDVRQFQHAMSVYLAMLARK, encoded by the coding sequence ATGATTAATCAATTAAGAAAAGTTTACTCATCCCTAATCATATATAATGAAGGGAAAAATAAAATAGAGCAAAATCATAAATGGTTTGTTACCGAAAACCATGAAGTTATTGGCATTCATGAAGATGAATTAACCTCAAAAGATATTTCTTTATTGGAGGCCTTTTTGGTTCCTTATAATATAGAGCTTCCTGTTTTGACTGCTGAGGAAGAAAAGTGGAGACAAGTTATCGAATCAAAGGAATCAAATGAAAGTGAAACCGATTTGGATTCCCCATTTCGATTTGTTTATTTTTTTATCTCCGAAAACCAAATTAGTCCCAACTTATTTAATGATGCCATCCATGAGTTATTTGTTAAAAAAGTGCCTATCTTGTGGCAAAATGGAAGTGAAGGAATCATTATTGAAAAGCAGCAAGATAGTGATGAGAATCTATCCTATGATCAAATCATTGATGTTCTTATGAGTGACCTTTATGTTAATATCAATTTTTTCGTAGGTCCTTTTAGAAAAGATTTGAAGGAAATCAATCATCATTTTGATACGTTGTCGCAAGACGCTAAAATAGTGTTTGGCTATACGAATAAGCCTGTTGTTACCTATGTCGATGCAATCCCGTACTTACTTATCCATCAAACAGAACCGGAGTTGCGCGTGGAAATAAGTAAAACGATTTTACAAGAATATCTTGATGATGAAGATACGCTGAAAATGCTTGAAACTTTTGTTCAATGTAATTTAAATATTTCAGAAACCGCGAAGGAACTTTATATGCATAGAAACAGTTTGCAATATAGACTGGATCGTTTCTTGGAGAAGACGGGCATCGACGTTCGTCAATTTCAACATGCCATGTCGGTTTATCTTGCGATGTTAGCAAGGAAATGA
- a CDS encoding ABC transporter ATP-binding protein gives MAELRLVGIKKVYDKDVVSVKDFNLEIRDKEFLVLVGPSGCGKSTTLRMIAGLEEITEGDLYIGDKRVNDVAPKDRDIAMVFQNYALYPHMDVYNNMAFGLKLRKFKKDEIKKRVDNAAKILGLEELLDRKPKALSGGQRQRVALGRAIVRDAEVFLMDEPLSNLDAKLRVQMRAEIQKLHARLQTTTVYVTHDQTEAMTMATRLVVMKDGIIQQVGEPKEVYDYPNNIFVGGFIGSPAMNFLNGKIEGNQFVMGDVKVEIPEGKLKTLRDQGYIGKDIVLGIRPEDIHDEPLYLKSSPQTEFKAYIEVAELMGSEIVLYSKVDDQDFVARVDARFNATAGQTIDFAFNLSKAHFFDKETEERIK, from the coding sequence ATGGCAGAGCTTAGATTAGTAGGAATCAAGAAAGTTTATGACAAAGATGTTGTATCCGTTAAAGATTTTAATCTAGAAATTCGCGATAAAGAGTTTTTAGTATTAGTAGGTCCATCAGGTTGCGGTAAATCTACGACACTTCGTATGATTGCTGGTTTAGAAGAAATCACTGAAGGTGATCTCTACATTGGTGATAAACGTGTAAACGATGTTGCGCCAAAAGACCGAGATATCGCGATGGTATTCCAAAACTACGCACTTTATCCGCATATGGATGTTTACAACAATATGGCGTTTGGTTTAAAACTTCGTAAGTTTAAAAAAGATGAAATTAAAAAGCGCGTAGATAATGCAGCTAAAATCTTGGGACTTGAAGAACTTCTTGACCGCAAACCGAAAGCGCTTTCAGGTGGTCAGCGTCAGCGTGTTGCACTTGGACGAGCTATTGTTCGTGATGCTGAAGTATTCCTAATGGATGAGCCGCTCTCTAACTTGGATGCTAAATTACGTGTTCAAATGCGTGCGGAAATTCAAAAATTACACGCTCGTCTTCAAACGACAACTGTTTATGTTACGCATGACCAAACAGAAGCGATGACAATGGCTACACGCCTAGTTGTAATGAAAGACGGTATTATCCAGCAAGTAGGAGAACCAAAAGAAGTTTATGATTATCCGAATAATATTTTCGTTGGTGGATTCATCGGTTCACCTGCTATGAACTTCTTAAACGGTAAAATCGAAGGCAACCAATTTGTAATGGGTGACGTAAAAGTTGAAATTCCAGAAGGAAAACTTAAAACACTTCGCGATCAAGGTTATATTGGTAAAGATATCGTTCTAGGTATTCGTCCAGAAGATATCCATGACGAGCCACTTTACCTTAAATCATCACCGCAAACAGAATTCAAAGCTTATATTGAAGTTGCTGAGTTAATGGGATCGGAAATTGTTCTTTACTCTAAAGTAGATGACCAAGACTTCGTTGCGCGTGTAGACGCACGTTTCAATGCAACAGCTGGTCAAACAATCGACTTCGCATTTAACCTAAGCAAAGCGCATTTCTTCGACAAAGAAACGGAAGAGCGCATTAAATAA
- a CDS encoding phosphocarrier protein HPr, giving the protein MVEKQFKVIDATGIHARPASMLVSVANKYQSDINLIHNDKKVNLKSILGVMSLGIGMGEEFKISTEGSDEQDALEALEKTLKSEGLAE; this is encoded by the coding sequence ATGGTAGAAAAACAATTTAAAGTAATCGACGCGACGGGGATTCATGCACGTCCAGCATCTATGTTGGTAAGCGTAGCTAATAAGTATCAGTCTGATATAAATTTGATTCACAATGATAAGAAAGTTAACCTAAAATCAATTTTAGGCGTTATGTCTCTTGGAATTGGTATGGGGGAAGAATTTAAAATCAGTACGGAAGGATCCGACGAACAGGACGCACTTGAAGCCCTGGAAAAAACGTTGAAAAGTGAAGGTCTAGCTGAATAA
- the ptsP gene encoding phosphoenolpyruvate--protein phosphotransferase, protein MSVLQGIAASSGIAIAKAYCLVEPDLTFSKKTIDDIEKEVERFQSAIAITKGELESIQEIAKKELGADEAAIFDAHLLVLTDPELIGPIEDKIKTEQVNAEYALEETTDMFIMMFEQMDNEYMQERAADIRDVRKRILSHLLGVKVVNPSEISEEVVIIAEDLTPSDTAQLNRNFVKGFATDIGGRTSHSAIMARSLEIPAVVGTSDATETIKDGDIIIVDGLNGKVHINPTEEVIAEYKVEQENFEKQKLEWAKLVDEKTVTADGHYVELAANIGTPEDLEGVTNNGGEGIGLYRTEFLYMGRDQLPTEDEQYEAYKKVLEGMDGKPVVVRTLDIGGDKELPYLNLPTEMNPFLGFRAIRLCLEELDIFRTQLRALLRASTYGNLKIMFPMIATLEEFREAKAILEEEKTALKANGTTISEDIELGIMVEIPSTAVLADQFAKEVDFFSIGTNDLIQYTMAADRMNERVSYLYQPYNPAILRLVKMVIDASHREGKWTGMCGEMAGDEIAIPLLLGLGLDEFSMSATSILKARTQIKDLKKSDMEELVNEALQMGTADEVMQAVKNRCNI, encoded by the coding sequence ATGAGCGTATTACAAGGAATTGCTGCGTCAAGCGGGATTGCAATTGCAAAAGCATATTGTCTTGTAGAACCTGATTTGACTTTCAGCAAAAAAACTATTGATGATATAGAAAAAGAAGTCGAACGTTTTCAGTCTGCCATAGCGATTACGAAAGGCGAACTGGAATCAATCCAGGAAATCGCTAAAAAAGAGCTTGGCGCCGACGAAGCGGCTATTTTTGATGCGCATTTATTAGTCTTAACGGACCCAGAACTAATCGGGCCAATTGAAGATAAAATTAAAACAGAACAAGTAAATGCTGAATATGCATTGGAAGAAACGACGGATATGTTCATTATGATGTTCGAACAAATGGATAATGAATATATGCAGGAACGTGCTGCTGATATTCGCGACGTTAGAAAACGAATTCTTTCTCATTTACTTGGCGTAAAAGTAGTGAATCCGAGCGAGATTTCCGAGGAAGTCGTCATTATCGCTGAGGATTTAACGCCATCTGATACGGCTCAATTGAACCGTAATTTCGTTAAAGGATTTGCGACTGATATCGGAGGAAGAACATCCCACTCCGCTATCATGGCTCGTTCATTAGAAATTCCGGCGGTTGTTGGAACTAGTGACGCTACAGAAACGATTAAAGACGGCGACATTATTATTGTCGATGGTCTGAACGGAAAAGTTCATATTAATCCGACCGAGGAAGTTATTGCTGAGTACAAAGTAGAGCAAGAAAACTTTGAAAAGCAAAAATTGGAATGGGCGAAATTAGTTGACGAAAAAACTGTAACGGCTGATGGCCATTATGTTGAATTAGCTGCAAATATTGGTACGCCTGAAGATTTAGAAGGCGTTACGAATAACGGCGGAGAAGGAATAGGTCTGTATCGTACAGAATTTTTGTATATGGGTCGCGACCAACTTCCGACAGAAGACGAGCAATATGAAGCGTATAAAAAAGTGCTTGAAGGAATGGATGGAAAGCCGGTCGTTGTGCGCACACTTGACATCGGCGGCGATAAAGAACTACCATACTTGAATCTTCCTACAGAAATGAATCCATTTTTAGGATTCCGTGCGATTCGTTTATGTTTGGAAGAACTCGACATTTTCCGTACGCAATTACGAGCGTTACTACGAGCTAGTACGTATGGTAACTTGAAAATCATGTTCCCGATGATTGCAACACTGGAAGAATTCCGGGAAGCAAAAGCGATCCTTGAGGAAGAAAAAACTGCACTCAAAGCTAATGGAACTACTATTTCTGAGGACATTGAACTTGGAATTATGGTAGAAATCCCATCGACAGCTGTACTAGCAGATCAGTTTGCGAAAGAAGTAGATTTCTTTAGCATCGGAACAAATGATTTGATTCAATATACAATGGCAGCTGACCGTATGAATGAACGCGTTTCTTATTTATACCAACCTTATAACCCGGCTATTTTACGTTTGGTTAAAATGGTTATTGATGCTTCCCATCGTGAAGGGAAATGGACTGGTATGTGCGGCGAAATGGCCGGAGATGAAATTGCGATTCCACTCTTACTTGGTCTAGGACTCGATGAGTTCTCAATGAGTGCGACATCGATCTTAAAAGCGCGAACGCAAATTAAAGATTTGAAGAAGAGCGATATGGAAGAGCTTGTGAACGAAGCGCTACAAATGGGAACTGCTGACGAAGTCATGCAAGCCGTTAAAAATCGCTGTAATATCTAA